ATGGCAACTTGTGCATAGCCAGCGTAAGCGCCTCGCGTGCAAGTTCCTCATTAACTCCTGCCAACTCATAAATGATTCTGCCAGGCTTAATGTTCATAACCCACTCTTCTACACCTGCCTTACCTTTACCCATACGAGTTTGAAGTGGCTTTTTAGTTAGTGGCTTATCAGGGAAAACTCTAATCCAAATTTTAGCCTGTCTCTTTACATGACGTGTAAGAGCTTGACGAGCAGCTTCGATTTGGCGTGAATTTACGCGTCCAGCCTCAACAGCCTTTATGCCTACTTCACCCATTGCAAGATCTATACCACGAGTAGCCTTACCGCGGTTGCGACCTTTCATCTGTTTGCGAAATTTTGTTCGTTTTGGCATCAACATGATTATTTACCCCTTCTTGCTCTGCGTGTTTTCTTAGGCGCCTCTTCCTCATTCTTCTCGACTTGAACGCCTTTTTGAAGAACTTCGCCTTTAAATATCCACACTTTAATACCTATGTTTCCATAAGTAGTATGCGCCTCTGCAAAGCCGTAATCAATCTTCGCTCTTAGTGTATGAAGAGGCACACGACCCTCCAAATACCACTCTGTTCTTGCCATCTCAGCGCCGCCTAGACGTCCAGCAACTGAAATTTTAATACCTTTAGCGCCAGATTTTTGAGCAGCTTGGATTACTTTTTTCATTGCACGTCTAAATGCAACACGTTTTTCAAGCTGCATTGCAACATTTTCTGCAGCAAGTTGAGCAGAAGATTGAGCTTTTCTCTCTTCTTTAATATTTACATTAACCTCTTTATTGATTAGCTTTTGGATATCCTCTTTTAGCTTCTCAACATCTGAGCCTTTTTTGCCAATAATGATTCCAGGGCGAGCTGCCACTACAGTCACTCTTATCTTCTTAGCTGTTCTTTCTATTACAATTTGTGAAATTCCAGCATAGTATAGTTTTTTCTTCAAAAATGCACGAATTTTATAGTCTTCGCCAATATTTTCTACCATACTTCCTTTAGTAGGAAACCATCTTGACTCCCAGTTGCGGTTGATTCCTAGTCTTAAACCGATCGGATTTACTTTCTGTCCCATATTATGCTTCCTTCTTTTCAGGTTTAGATACTTCTACCAAAATGTGAGAAGTAGGCTTGCGAATTCTGCTCGCGCTTCCTCTTGCTCTTGGTCTAAATCTTTTTAATACAGGACCTGCATCCACACGGCAGCTTTTCACAACTACCTCTTCAGGCTCAAAACCGCCATTTGCAACAGCCGAGCTAATTGCATTTGCTATAAATTTAGCGCCACGGTTTGGCATAAAGCTAAGACTTGCAAGTGCAAGCTCAGCATTCATTCCCTGAACCTCATTTGCTATCAATCTTGTTTTAGTTGGAGATAGTCTTACGAATTTTATAATTGCCTTACTCATTCATATCTCCTTATTTGCCTATTTTCTTTTGCACTGAACCTTTGTGGCCCTTAAATGTGCGTGTTGGAGCGAATTCGCCTAGTTTGTATCCGATATGATTTTCTGTAACATATACTGGAATGAAACTTTTACCATTGTGGACATTAAATGTTAGTCCAATCATTTCAGGCACAATCGTACTGCGTCTTGACCATGTTTTGATCGGCTTGTTGTCGTTGGCTTTTTTGGCAGCAACAACTTTTTTCATTACATGTCCGTCTACGAAAGGACCTTTTTTGAGTGATCTAGCCATCTCTATTTTCCTTTCCTTCTTGAAATAATTAGCTTATCGCTAGCCTTCTTGCGGCGAGTCTTAGCACCTTTAGTTGGTTTACCCCATGGAGTTACTGGGTGACGGCCTGAATTTTTCTTACCTTCACCACCACCGTGTGGGTGATCAACAGGGTTCATAGCAGAACCTCTGGTTTGCGGGCGAATACCTCTGTGGCGATTACGTCCAGCTTTACCTATAGTTACGTTAGCCCAATCCTCGTTTCCGATAACGCCAACGCTAGCCATACACTCTGCTAAAATTTGTCTCATTTCACCGCTTGGAAGTCTTAAGATAACGTATTTTTCCTCTTTACCCATAAGCTGTGCATATCCACCTGCAGATCTTGCTATCTGTCCGCCTTTGCCAGGTTTTAACTCTACGTTATGAACGATTGTTCCCACAGGAATATTTTTTAGCTTCATTGCGTTACCTGGTTTTATATCAAGACCCTCTTCGGCTGCAGATACGATATCACCTACATTTAGTCCGTTTGGTCTGATGATATAGCGTTTTTCGCCATCTTTATAGGCGATAAGTGCTATACGGCAGTTTCTGTTTGGATCATATTCGATAGCCTCAACCTTGCCCTCTATACCAAATTTGCGTCTTTTAAAATCTATAATACGATATAGCTTTTTAGCACCAGCTTGTTTATGTCTTGAAGTGATTCTTCCGTTGTTATTTCTACCGCCTGTTGCAGGAAGTTTTACAAGCAAACTTCTAACGCTTGGTTTAGCCGTGATATCTTCACTGCTAAGACCTGTCATAAATCTACGGCTCGGTGTATATGGTTTATATGTTTTAATCGCCATCTTACGCCTCCATGCTTTCTAGAGTTGAACCTTCAGGCAACTTAACGTAGAATTTTTTAACTTCACTGCGTTGTCCTGTTTGTCCTTTAAAACGCTTAACTTTGCCTTCCATTCTAAGTGAATTTACGCGAAGCGGCATCACTCCGAAATACTCTTTTAAAATTTCTTTTAGCCTATTTTTAGTCATTTTTGGTGAAGTTTGGATAACTACTACACCATCTTCTTGAAGGCCAAGAGTTTTTTCTGTATATAAAATTGTTTTGATATCAGTTATATCTGCCATTTTAGCCCTCTTTTGTTATAGATTCAAGTGCCGCTTTTTCAATGATAACCGCACTAAATACCGATACTAGATACGCATTTATCTCGCTTGCATCTACCAGATAGCAGTTTGATAAATTTCTAAATGCCAAAAGCGTGTTATCATCAAGCAAATCTTTAACTATCAAAGCATCTCTTAAATTTAGGCTATTGATAATTTTTGCCGCATCTTTTGTCTTTCCGCTGTCAATGCTGATGCTATCAACTGCGAAAATTTTGCCCTCGTTAGCCTTTTGTGCCAATGCGCACTCAAGAGCTAATCTCTTTTGTTTTTTATTAACTTTTTGGAAATAATTTCTATTGTTTAATGGACCAAAAGATACTGCACCGCCAACCCATACGTTAGTTCTAGTTGAACCTGCACGAGCTCCGCCGCGACCTTTTTGTCTCCAAGGCTTCTTACCTCCACCGCTTACAAAAGCACGAGTCTTAGTGTGAGCCGTATTTGCGCGGATACCTGCAAGGTAAGATTTAACATATAGATAAAGGTTGTGTGGATTTACCTCTGCATAGTTTGCAGGAAGGTCTAAATCTCCAGCCTTTTCAAATTTCTCGTTTAATACGCAAACTTTACTCATTTTACTATCCTTACTCTACCCATTGCGCCGTTGTGTCCAGGAACTGAGCCTTTTAAAACCAAAATTCCGTTCTCACTATCAAAACTTACAACTTCGTTTTTAACAGTTACTTTTACATCGCCCATATGTCCGGCCATTTTCATACCAGGTTGAACACGTCCCGGCCATTCGCAGTTACCGATTGATCCGTGACGTCTGTGGAAACGTGAACCGTGACTTTTTGGTCCGCCACCAAATCCGTGTCTTTTAACAACACCTTGATAACCTCTACCCTTTGAATCAAAGCTAACTTTTATGATTGCCGCTGAACTTAACGGGCTTACGTCAAGATCGCCTGCTTCGCTATTTGCAACTGTTAAAGTGGCAAATTTGTTGTACTCAGCCGAAAGATTGTATTTCTTTTGCTGACCTGCTATAGCTTTGTTCTTCGCTTTACCTTTTGCATAAGCAACGATTGCGCGGTTATTTTCACCCACTTCGCAAACTTTAGTCTCTACAAGTTTTAGAAGTGTAACTGGTGTGCTAGGAACCGAAATCGTCCTACTCATGCCTATTTTTTCTACGATATATTCCATTATCTAACCTTTCGCCTGATTACTTGCCCATCGCACGAACTTCGACGTTAACTTCAGGAGCCAAGTCAAGTTTTGTTAGCGAATCGACTGTGTCAGGTGTAGCTGCTACGATGTCAAGCATACGTGCATGAATTCTCATCTCAAACTGCTCACGTGAATCTTTGTTGATGTGTGGTGATTTTAAGACTGTGTAGCGTTTGATCTTAGTAGGCATTGGCACTGGACCTCTTACGTCAGCACCAGTTCTTTTGACAGCTTCTACGATTGCTGCAACTGTGCGGTCTAGAACTCTATGGTCATAAGCTTTGAGCTTAAGCCTGATTCTCTCCATTTGTTTTCCTTTAAAAATAGAACTTGTCGCAAACATACGACCTTTTATGACTTACATAAAAGACTGAGATTTTACTAAAATGAGCTTTTAAAGTCAATGTTTCAAGCTGTTTTAGTAAGATTTTTTGAAATTTATTTCCTTCTTGTAAGGAAAAATTTGAATAGTTTAAAAGAGTTTTTATACGAAATTTGAAAAATTTGATATTTAATTTTAGTTTTTTCCTTGTTAAAAGGAAAAAATGTTATAATTCTTTCAAATTTTAAAAGGCTAAATTTGAAAAAACTGCTATCGCTTTACAACACTCCTTTAAAATCGCTTAAATTTATAGACAGAAAATTTAGCATAACTTCGCCAAAAACTCTCATCATAGGAAGCGACGGAAGCGGTAAAACTTCACTTGTAATAGATCATCTAAAGCAGTTTAAAGATGATGAAATTTTATATATAAACCTGCAAGACATAAGGATAAATGAGGCTAAAATTTTAGATGATTTAGAGCAGTTTTTAAAGGATAACGCAGCTATAAAAGCTCTGGCGATAGAAGGAGTAAATTCAAACGAGCAAGCAGTCGTTATAGAAAAATTTTCAAGTTTAGACCTTCAAAATATAATCGTAACTAGCGAGTCAAAAAACATAAATTTAAACGGCTTTAAAAAACTAAATTTAAGCTACCTAGACTACGAAGAGTTTATAGCGTTTTTCCCTAAAAATTTAGATCAAGATCAGCTATTTAGCCATTTTGTTACGCACGGTAATAGCCTAAATTCAGCCTTTCTTGACCAAAGCGAAGTTGTAGAAAATCTCCAAGCAAGGCTTAAGAGCAAACTAAATGAAGCTGATATAAATTTGATGAAAGAGTGTGCTGCTTTTCAAGGGGCAAATTTAAGCGCGCATGAGCTGTATAAAAATTTAAAAACACACTCTAAAACCTCAAAAGACCGCGTCTATGCAGGACTTGTTGAGCTAGAAAATAGAGGTTTTATAAGTCTTGTAGCGAAATTTGAGCAGCCAAGCGCGGCAAAGAGGCTTTATTTTAACGATTTTGCGATGCGAAATGCGCTGAGTCTAAAGAAAGATTTCGTAAAACTTTTTTCAAATATCGTCTTTTGCGAGCTTTTTAAATTTAAAGAGGAGATTTTTTACACTAAAGAGTTTGATTTTTTCCTTGCTAAAAGGAAACTTGCTATACTTTGCATACCATTTAGCGATAGCGATCTGATATTTTTAAAATTTAAAAAACTTCACGCGAATTTAAAAGCTCTTGGAGTAAATAAACTTCAGGTTATCAGCGTGGCAAATCAAGCCGAGCTTAGTATGGAAGGCATAAAGTGTGAAATTTTGCCTTTTTCACGGTGGGCGCTTAGTTTTTAACTAAAATTTAGGAGAGTATATGAGAGTAATTTTAACGTTTTTAGTTGCTGTTTTACTTAGCTTCGGATATGAGATAAATCACGAAAACTGGGGCAAATTTTATAAATTCACAGGTCTAGCTGACGAAGAAAAATTTGAGCTTTATCTAAACTCTTTTGATAACGAATTTGAAAATTTCAAAGGCGAAAAAGGCTTTGAGCTCCCTACTAAAATTTACGGACACGTCTTTTTTAAGGGTGAAAAATTTGAGTTTTCAAAGGGCAAGATCCAAAAAATAGATAGTAATATAACAGCTCTAAACGCGCTTTCCGACTGGCTAAATTTAGACGTGAAGCTCGATGAAGAGGGCAAGTTAAGCGGCAAGTTAGCCATAAAAGGCAAAGCTCACAAAGCTGGGATAACCAAGGAGCTTGGCTATGAAATTTTATCACTTGGGTTGCAGGTTATAAAAACTAGCGATATGAAGCTTGAAGCGATAGTAAGCGACTTCTTCTCGACTGATTTTGTTACTAAAAACAAAAATAATCTAAAAGAAAAACTGGAAAATTTCAAGCAGGAATTTAAAGATAGCGAGCAAAATTTATTTAAAAACGACATTTTAACGCTTGAGTTTAGCAACGAAATTTTTAAAACCACTTGCAGAAATCTTGGCAAAGAGGGCAAAATTTGCGGTTCAAAATTTCTTAAAACAAACAAAAATATCTCGCCTGGGGATCTTTTTATAAATTTAGATGATGAGAATTTAAAAGCGCTTTTTGAAAGCAAAGATATAAAGATAAGTGAAAATTTCTCGCTAACTCCGGCTGGAATTTCATTTCAAAGCAAAGACGCAGAAAAGAGCATTTTGCTAGAAGAGATAAAGCCTTTTATGAAAGATAGTTTCGGGCTTTATTGATGAGCGAAGTTAAAATTTGCGGTATTGACGAGGCCGGCAGAGGAGCGCTTGCAGGTCCTTTAGTCGTAGCTGCTTGCGTGCTAAATAGCGAAATTTCAGGGCTTAACGACTCTAAAAAACTAAGCGTAAAAAGACGCAAAGAGCTTTTTCATGAGATAGCCTTAAATTCGCAATTTTTAATCGCATATTTTTCAAATCGCCAAATAGATGAATTTGGGCTTAGCGAGTGCTTAAGGCGGGCTTTAAATCTTTTTAAAAGTCATTTTGTAAACTACGAGCTACTTTACGACGGCAACGCAAACTACGGCACCGGCATTAAAACGATGATAAAGGCTGATGGCAAAATCGCCGAAGTAAGCGCGGCAAGTATCTTAGCCAAAGTAAGCAGAGATGAGCTAATGGGCGCATGGAGCAAAATTTATCCTGATTATGGATACGCCTCTCACAAGGGTTACGGCACAAAGGCACACCTTGAGGCGATTAGAAATTTGGGCGAATGTGAGCTAACTCGAAAAAGCTTTATAGTTAAGGCGTTTGAGCCCACACTTTTTTAAGACTGAACTTTGAAAATACTATAAATTTTTCAGTATTTTAGTAACAACCTTGTAGAAATTTAACAGTTTTCATAAATTTTCGTTCAAAAATACTTGATTTTGATAAAAAACCATAATTTTTAGATACAATCAACTCATGAAAGCACTACTTTTTCCTATAGCAGCGATAGTTTTATCATTTATCGCTTATACTTTTCCGACCGGTTTTGTAGCTATCAAAGGCTATATCGTTCCGCTTCTTGTCGTTATCATGCTTGGCATGGGTATCACGCTTAGTATTGATGATTTTAAGCAAATTTTGCACAAGAAAAAAGCTCTGGGACTTGGAATTTTTATCCAATTTCTCATCATGCCGCTTGCTGCTTTTTTGATCTCAAAAGCGTTTGGATTTAGCAACGAAATCACCGCGGGTATGATGCTAGTAGGCACTAGTGCGGGAGGAACGGCCTCAAACGTGATGACCTACTTAGCCAAGGGCGATGTCGCTTTAAGCGTTAGTATGACGCTATTTTCCACTCTGCTTTCAATAGTATTAATGCCGTTTCTAACATGGCTTTACATCGGACAAGAAGTCCCGGTGCCTGCTATGAGTATGCTTTTAAATTTGGTTAAAATTATGCTTGTGCCGATAGTTGTGGGCGTGCTTTTAAATACTTTTTTTCATAAATTCGTTAAAAAGATCCTTCCTGCGCTTCCTGTCATATCCATGGCGGCTATCATCACGATCATAGCTATCGTAGTGGCGCTAAACGTGAAAAATATCCAAACCGTAGGCGCACTAGTAGCGCTTGGCGTAGTCATTCATAACGGCTCGGGGCTATTTTGCGGATACTTTTTATCCAAGATGTTTGGCTTTGATGAAAAGACGGCAAGAACCGTCGCTATCGAGGTTGGTATGCAAAATTCAGGCTTAAGCGTCGCGCTTGCCGTTAAGTATTTTGGCTCGCTTGCCGCACTTCCCGGCGCATTATTTAGCGTGTGGCACAACTTATCAGGCTCGATTTTAGCTGGAATTTGGGGCTCAAAAAGTCAAAAATAGATATTTAAACCGATAAATGCTTAAATTTATCGGTTTTACTCGCACTTAGTTAGCTCTTTCTTAATATTATAATCGCAACGATAATCAGCGCAAACCCGATTATATCGATCATTACAAACTTACTTCCAAGCCAAAACGCCGCAAATAAAGTAGCCGAAACCGGCTCGATAGCAGATATCACGCTAGCCTTGCCACCACCTAGAATTTTAACTCCTTGCATGTAAAGGCTAAACGCAAAGATAGTCCCAAAAACGACAACACCGCAAAGTGCTAAAATTCCGCCCATATCGCTTACACCTTTAAGCTGCCAAGGCTTGGCATAAAGGCTTAGCACCACTCCACCGATCAGCATCGCCCACGCAAGTATAAGCGTGACGGGATAGCTCCTCATCAATCTGCGCGGAGAAAGCGTGTAAATTACGATAGTACATGCAGATATTATGCCGATGATAAGTGTCTTTGGCGGGATAACAAGGCTTGTGAAATTTCCATGAGTGGCGAGCAAAAATACTCCAAAAATAGCGCAAAACACGCTTAAACTTTCCTTTTTATAAGGAAATCTTTTCTCTTCTACGCAAAGCACAAACAGCACTAAAACAGGCGCAAGATACTGTAAAATAGTCGAAATCGCCGCATTTGAAAGCTCAATCGTGACAAAATAGGTGTATTGACACGCCATAATGCCAAATAGCGCGTAAAAGAGCAGATCGTAGATATTTTTCTTTGAGCTAAAGATACTAAAGATAAATTTGCCGCTTTTTGCGTATAAAATCGCGAGCATTATCACGCCTGAAAGTATCAAGCGAAGCGAGGTGAGATACTCGGCACTTATGCCTTTGCGCTCAAAAAGATATTGTCCGCAAGCTCCAGAAAACCCCCAGAAAATGCCGCCAAGAAGAGTTAAAACTATGCCGAAATTTTGACTATTTTTATCCATAGAGCGATTATAACCAAAAAGCAATTTTAAATAAATGGCTGCAAAGACGGCTAAAGCAACAAATTTTAGCTTGCTATTTTTGCTAATTAGCTTTGTAAGATCGCGTAAGCCCTAAGTGGCGCTGCATCGGCGTTTGCTATCTTTAAAGGAGCTGCCGAGAAAAAGAAAGTTTTATCCTCCAAAGGCTTTAAATTTACAAGGCATTCGATGATTTGAATCCGTCTTTCAAAAGCCTCTTTGTGACGCAAATTTGACCCGTGAGCATCAATCGTAGATAAATTTGTAGCGATGGTTTTAAAGCCGTTTTGCTGAGCCGAATTTAAAAAATCCTCATCCAAAAAAGGAGAATTTATGATGAAAAAATCTTGCTCATCTTTAAACTCACAATGCACGTTTAAAAGCAAAATTTGAGCGTTTTTTGGATTTGGCGGCATTTGAAATTTGATAGCTTCGTTTAAATTTGCCCCCACTCCGACACAAACCGCTTCGCCCACAAAATAGCTAAGAGAAATTTCCTCGCTTGCTACTGCGCTCATGCCGCAATGCATAGCAAAATCAGTATGCGAGCCTGTATGAAGCGACATAGAGAGGTTTCCCGTGCAAAATCCCCCGTCTAAATTTTGCTCTATCAAAAACGGCGCATCGCCGGGATAAATTTGCATTTTAGGGCTTAAAACCGGGCTTAGGTCTATGATTTTCAAATTTTGCCTTTTGAGATTTTAAGAAGTGTAGCTAAAATTTCTTAAAATTAAAAAGAGGGGAGTTTTGGCTTTGAAATTTTACTTCAAAGCCAAAATTTTAATTAATGTCCGCAACCGCAGCCACAACCGCCACTTGACTTAATCGCGTCAAACACGGCATCATAGTTTGGCTCATCTGCGATTTCAGGCACGATTTGCTTATGGATGATAACTCCGTCTTTTATTACAAAAACTGCGCGAGCTAGCAAACCTTTAAGCGCTCCTTCATCGATCAAAACGCCGTATTTCTCGCCAAATTCTTTAGCTCTAAAGTCGCTTCCGACGCGCAAATTTGCTATACCTTCAGTAGAGCAAAATCTACCCATCGCAAACGGCAAATCAGCCGAAATAACGCTTAGTTTTATCGCATTTTTGCCAGCCATTTTTTCGTTAAATTTGCGAGTTTCAGTCGCGCAAACTCCCGTATCAAGCGAAGGAACTGTGACTAAAACTTCGATTTTAGCGTTGTCTGCGCCTACTTTAAACTCACCAAGATCGCCTCCCACAAGTGTCACTTCAGGGGCGCGCTGTCCTACACCTACCTCATCGCCTCTTAAATTTACAGGCGAGCCTTTAAAATTTACTTTTGCCATTTTTATCCTTTTAGTTGAAATATAACTGAAATATTACTACATTTTTACAAACAATTAACCACAAATTAAACCCCAAATAGTTACAATATAAATAAATAAGGAGTATAACATGAGTGAAAAAGAGATCTTAGAAAAATTGCAAGAAAAACGCACTAAGTGCGTGGTTTATACTCGTGTAATGGGCTATCACAGACCGGTTGAAAGCTTTAATCTCGGTAAAAAAGGCGAACACAAAGAA
This Campylobacter sp. RM16189 DNA region includes the following protein-coding sequences:
- the rplP gene encoding 50S ribosomal protein L16, which codes for MLMPKRTKFRKQMKGRNRGKATRGIDLAMGEVGIKAVEAGRVNSRQIEAARQALTRHVKRQAKIWIRVFPDKPLTKKPLQTRMGKGKAGVEEWVMNIKPGRIIYELAGVNEELAREALTLAMHKLPFKTKIVTRESENEIY
- the rpsC gene encoding 30S ribosomal protein S3, translated to MGQKVNPIGLRLGINRNWESRWFPTKGSMVENIGEDYKIRAFLKKKLYYAGISQIVIERTAKKIRVTVVAARPGIIIGKKGSDVEKLKEDIQKLINKEVNVNIKEERKAQSSAQLAAENVAMQLEKRVAFRRAMKKVIQAAQKSGAKGIKISVAGRLGGAEMARTEWYLEGRVPLHTLRAKIDYGFAEAHTTYGNIGIKVWIFKGEVLQKGVQVEKNEEEAPKKTRRARRGK
- the rplV gene encoding 50S ribosomal protein L22, with product MSKAIIKFVRLSPTKTRLIANEVQGMNAELALASLSFMPNRGAKFIANAISSAVANGGFEPEEVVVKSCRVDAGPVLKRFRPRARGSASRIRKPTSHILVEVSKPEKKEA
- the rpsS gene encoding 30S ribosomal protein S19 translates to MARSLKKGPFVDGHVMKKVVAAKKANDNKPIKTWSRRSTIVPEMIGLTFNVHNGKSFIPVYVTENHIGYKLGEFAPTRTFKGHKGSVQKKIGK
- the rplB gene encoding 50S ribosomal protein L2 → MAIKTYKPYTPSRRFMTGLSSEDITAKPSVRSLLVKLPATGGRNNNGRITSRHKQAGAKKLYRIIDFKRRKFGIEGKVEAIEYDPNRNCRIALIAYKDGEKRYIIRPNGLNVGDIVSAAEEGLDIKPGNAMKLKNIPVGTIVHNVELKPGKGGQIARSAGGYAQLMGKEEKYVILRLPSGEMRQILAECMASVGVIGNEDWANVTIGKAGRNRHRGIRPQTRGSAMNPVDHPHGGGEGKKNSGRHPVTPWGKPTKGAKTRRKKASDKLIISRRKGK
- a CDS encoding 50S ribosomal protein L23: MADITDIKTILYTEKTLGLQEDGVVVIQTSPKMTKNRLKEILKEYFGVMPLRVNSLRMEGKVKRFKGQTGQRSEVKKFYVKLPEGSTLESMEA
- the rplD gene encoding 50S ribosomal protein L4, giving the protein MSKVCVLNEKFEKAGDLDLPANYAEVNPHNLYLYVKSYLAGIRANTAHTKTRAFVSGGGKKPWRQKGRGGARAGSTRTNVWVGGAVSFGPLNNRNYFQKVNKKQKRLALECALAQKANEGKIFAVDSISIDSGKTKDAAKIINSLNLRDALIVKDLLDDNTLLAFRNLSNCYLVDASEINAYLVSVFSAVIIEKAALESITKEG
- the rplC gene encoding 50S ribosomal protein L3; translation: MEYIVEKIGMSRTISVPSTPVTLLKLVETKVCEVGENNRAIVAYAKGKAKNKAIAGQQKKYNLSAEYNKFATLTVANSEAGDLDVSPLSSAAIIKVSFDSKGRGYQGVVKRHGFGGGPKSHGSRFHRRHGSIGNCEWPGRVQPGMKMAGHMGDVKVTVKNEVVSFDSENGILVLKGSVPGHNGAMGRVRIVK
- the rpsJ gene encoding 30S ribosomal protein S10, with protein sequence MERIRLKLKAYDHRVLDRTVAAIVEAVKRTGADVRGPVPMPTKIKRYTVLKSPHINKDSREQFEMRIHARMLDIVAATPDTVDSLTKLDLAPEVNVEVRAMGK
- a CDS encoding ATP-binding protein, with product MKKLLSLYNTPLKSLKFIDRKFSITSPKTLIIGSDGSGKTSLVIDHLKQFKDDEILYINLQDIRINEAKILDDLEQFLKDNAAIKALAIEGVNSNEQAVVIEKFSSLDLQNIIVTSESKNINLNGFKKLNLSYLDYEEFIAFFPKNLDQDQLFSHFVTHGNSLNSAFLDQSEVVENLQARLKSKLNEADINLMKECAAFQGANLSAHELYKNLKTHSKTSKDRVYAGLVELENRGFISLVAKFEQPSAAKRLYFNDFAMRNALSLKKDFVKLFSNIVFCELFKFKEEIFYTKEFDFFLAKRKLAILCIPFSDSDLIFLKFKKLHANLKALGVNKLQVISVANQAELSMEGIKCEILPFSRWALSF
- a CDS encoding ribonuclease HII encodes the protein MSEVKICGIDEAGRGALAGPLVVAACVLNSEISGLNDSKKLSVKRRKELFHEIALNSQFLIAYFSNRQIDEFGLSECLRRALNLFKSHFVNYELLYDGNANYGTGIKTMIKADGKIAEVSAASILAKVSRDELMGAWSKIYPDYGYASHKGYGTKAHLEAIRNLGECELTRKSFIVKAFEPTLF
- a CDS encoding bile acid:sodium symporter family protein, producing MKALLFPIAAIVLSFIAYTFPTGFVAIKGYIVPLLVVIMLGMGITLSIDDFKQILHKKKALGLGIFIQFLIMPLAAFLISKAFGFSNEITAGMMLVGTSAGGTASNVMTYLAKGDVALSVSMTLFSTLLSIVLMPFLTWLYIGQEVPVPAMSMLLNLVKIMLVPIVVGVLLNTFFHKFVKKILPALPVISMAAIITIIAIVVALNVKNIQTVGALVALGVVIHNGSGLFCGYFLSKMFGFDEKTARTVAIEVGMQNSGLSVALAVKYFGSLAALPGALFSVWHNLSGSILAGIWGSKSQK
- a CDS encoding DMT family transporter, with protein sequence MDKNSQNFGIVLTLLGGIFWGFSGACGQYLFERKGISAEYLTSLRLILSGVIMLAILYAKSGKFIFSIFSSKKNIYDLLFYALFGIMACQYTYFVTIELSNAAISTILQYLAPVLVLFVLCVEEKRFPYKKESLSVFCAIFGVFLLATHGNFTSLVIPPKTLIIGIISACTIVIYTLSPRRLMRSYPVTLILAWAMLIGGVVLSLYAKPWQLKGVSDMGGILALCGVVVFGTIFAFSLYMQGVKILGGGKASVISAIEPVSATLFAAFWLGSKFVMIDIIGFALIIVAIIILRKS
- a CDS encoding cyclase family protein; this encodes MKIIDLSPVLSPKMQIYPGDAPFLIEQNLDGGFCTGNLSMSLHTGSHTDFAMHCGMSAVASEEISLSYFVGEAVCVGVGANLNEAIKFQMPPNPKNAQILLLNVHCEFKDEQDFFIINSPFLDEDFLNSAQQNGFKTIATNLSTIDAHGSNLRHKEAFERRIQIIECLVNLKPLEDKTFFFSAAPLKIANADAAPLRAYAILQS
- the tpx gene encoding thiol peroxidase; this translates as MAKVNFKGSPVNLRGDEVGVGQRAPEVTLVGGDLGEFKVGADNAKIEVLVTVPSLDTGVCATETRKFNEKMAGKNAIKLSVISADLPFAMGRFCSTEGIANLRVGSDFRAKEFGEKYGVLIDEGALKGLLARAVFVIKDGVIIHKQIVPEIADEPNYDAVFDAIKSSGGCGCGCGH
- the nrdD gene encoding anaerobic ribonucleoside-triphosphate reductase, which gives rise to MSEKEILEKLQEKRTKCVVYTRVMGYHRPVESFNLGKKGEHKERVKFCERTK